The genomic region TAGTCGTTCAATTAAACGAAGGTTTTCTTTATCACTAAAGAAGTTTACAATACTTTCAGCCACAACCGGTCCAATACCCATAACCTGAGCAATTTCTTCTTGAGTTGCATTTCTTAATTTATCAATTGAGGGAAATGCGGAAACTAATACCCGGGCAGTGTGAATTCCAATATGTCGGATACCCAAAGCATAAAGCACACGAGAATAAGGTCGATTTTTACTATTTTCAATTGCGTTGAGAAGATTTTGAGTTGATTTTTCGCCCATGCGTTCAAGATTAATAATATCTTCATATTTTAAGGCATATAAGTCAGCAAAATCCTTTACTAAATTTTTATTAACCAGCATCTCGACCATTGCATATCCTAATCCTTCAATATCCATTGCTGACCTGCTGGCAAAATGCAATAATCTGCCTTTTATTTGCGCTGGGCACGAGGCATTGACACATCGTAAAGCAACTTCTTCGGCTTCACGAACTAAATGGCTATGACAAACCGGACATTTTGTCGGAAGTGCGACAGGTTTTTCTTTACCCGTTCTCTTATCCGTGACCACTTTGACTACTTGAGGAATTACTTCACCGGCTTTTTCAATAATCACTGTATCACCAATCCTGATATCTTTTCGTTTTATTTCGTCAAAATTATGTAGCGTTGACCGAGAAATAGTTGAACCAGAAAGAAAGACCGGTTCCATTTCTGCAACTGGAGTTACAACACCAGTTCTACCAACACTAAAGAAGATATTAACGATTTTTGTCGTTGCTTGTTTTGGTGGATATTTATAGGCAACTGCCCAGCGAGGACTCTTTATCGTTTCGCCCAATTTCTCTCGCACTGAGTACTCATCGATCTTAACTACCATACCATCAACCTCATATGGTAATTGATGTCGTTTTTCCTGCCACTCTTCACAGTAATCAATTACTTTTTCGATGGAATCAAATAAGTCTGAATGAGGAATGACCTTAAAGCCAACTTTTTTTAAGACTTCAAGTGTCGTAAAATCTGAAGTAAATTCCCTGGCTGGTGGTTTTGGCACAGTGTGGACAAAAATATCTAATTTTCGTTCAGCAACTAATTTGGGGTCTAATAACTTGAGACTGCCGGCGGCGGCATTACGGGGATTAGCAAATAAAGATTCGCCATTTTCTTCACGTTCCTGATTCAACTTTTCAAACTGCTTTTTAGTCAAAAAGACTTCTCCCCGAACTTCAAAGGTTCTTAAAGATTTTGGCGGATTAATTAATTGTAACGGAATTGTTTTGATGGTTTTCAAATTTTGGGTAATATCATCGCCAGTAGCACCGTCACCACGAGTTGCACCTTGAACAAACTTCGCATCAACATATTTTAATGATACTGCAACACCATCTACTTTCTGTTCGACAATATAATTAAAATCAGAGACCGATTTTCTGATGCGTTTGTCAAAATCTTTTAATTCTTCATACGAATAAGTATTATCTAAACTAAGCATCAGAGGCGAATGCGTGACCGGTTTAAACTCTTTAATTGGTTCACCGCCGACTCTTTGAGTTGGTGAATCAGAAGTGATAAGTTCAGGAAACTTTTGCTCAAGTTCAATTAATCGCTTTAAGAGCATATCGTATTCATAGTCAGATATCACTGGGTCATTAAGGACATAATAACGGTAATTATGGTAATTTATTTCTTGGCGTAATTTCTCAATCTCTTTTTGTGCTTGTGCTTTGGTCATAAAATATTTTTACTAATAGTAAGATAAAAGTCAAGCAAAATTTCTTCTTGACAATTTATTAGCCCAGTATTATTATTTGTCGATATTTGTTCTTTAAGAAAAAGTTTAGCATAATTGGGAGCGGACAAACGAACTTTACCTCTATCTGTAAGCGGATTATAAAATATAATAAAATGTTCAGCATATGATTGTTAGGTTACAATTAAACTTCCGCTATCAGTAAAGGAGGCATTATGAAACGATTAATGCTAACCATAGCTCTAATCCTTGCCCTAATTTTTAGTGCAAGAGGAATTGGCAAAGATTTGTCCAAGGAAAAAAGCAATCCGAGCAAGATTCTATCTGTTCAAACTGGATTGGGCAAAGGTAAACTCAGTACAGTAATTAACAATCGACAGAGGAGGATATTGCAGAGGTCAAAGAGCAAAATTCGTAATAAAGAACTTAAAAAACAACAGAGAAAGTTGCATTCGCCGTTATCGTTGTTTAATAATGTTAGACGACAAAAACGATTACCAACGAAAAATTATACCAAATTTACTTTACCTGAGTTTTTACTTGATACGACAATAAGTTTTGGACCAGCACCGGATGACCAGGAATTTACTGATGTTGCCTTTGATGGCACGAATTACTTTGTTGTTTGGTATGATATGCGTAATGACGATATTTATGGAGCACGGGTTTCAAGAAATGGTGTGCTTCTGGATACTTTGGGCATTCCGATTTGCACAGAAGATGATTGGCAAGGATATCCATCTGTTGCCTTTGATGGCACAAATTATTTTGTCGTTTGGTCTGATTTTCGTAATTGGGACTATGATATTTATGGCGCAAGAGTATCTCCATCCGGAGTTGTGCTTGACCCACAGGGGATTCCAATTTGTACTGCCTATGATTATCAGGATGTACCAGCAATAAAATTTGACGGAACGAATTATCTTGTTGCTTGGAATGATTATCGTAGTGATTTTAATGGTGATATTTATGCTACAAGAGTAACGCCAACCGGTGTTGTTCTTGACCCGCAAGGTATTCCGGTTTCTACTGCCTCTTTTCAACAATTTATCTTTCGGGGAATAGGTTTTGATGGCACAAATTATCTTATAACATGGCTTGATGACCGAGATGGTGACGAATATTATGATGTGTATGGAGCAAGAATGACTCGTGCTGGCATTGTGCTTGACCCGGATGGTATTCCAATTTCGGTTGCTCCGAATAGTCAAATTCTGCC from candidate division WOR-3 bacterium harbors:
- the ligA gene encoding NAD-dependent DNA ligase LigA, whose protein sequence is MTKAQAQKEIEKLRQEINYHNYRYYVLNDPVISDYEYDMLLKRLIELEQKFPELITSDSPTQRVGGEPIKEFKPVTHSPLMLSLDNTYSYEELKDFDKRIRKSVSDFNYIVEQKVDGVAVSLKYVDAKFVQGATRGDGATGDDITQNLKTIKTIPLQLINPPKSLRTFEVRGEVFLTKKQFEKLNQEREENGESLFANPRNAAAGSLKLLDPKLVAERKLDIFVHTVPKPPAREFTSDFTTLEVLKKVGFKVIPHSDLFDSIEKVIDYCEEWQEKRHQLPYEVDGMVVKIDEYSVREKLGETIKSPRWAVAYKYPPKQATTKIVNIFFSVGRTGVVTPVAEMEPVFLSGSTISRSTLHNFDEIKRKDIRIGDTVIIEKAGEVIPQVVKVVTDKRTGKEKPVALPTKCPVCHSHLVREAEEVALRCVNASCPAQIKGRLLHFASRSAMDIEGLGYAMVEMLVNKNLVKDFADLYALKYEDIINLERMGEKSTQNLLNAIENSKNRPYSRVLYALGIRHIGIHTARVLVSAFPSIDKLRNATQEEIAQVMGIGPVVAESIVNFFSDKENLRLIERLKKVGLNFSEETTQKSAKPLLGKTFVLTGTLKNYTREQASEIIINLGGNVSSSVSKKTDYVLVGADPGSKYDKAKALGITIISEEEFMKMIRTKK